A single Geoanaerobacter pelophilus DNA region contains:
- a CDS encoding GH36-type glycosyl hydrolase domain-containing protein, which translates to MGVGILIGYFAKQDEALRALQRLAAQGFRRTVLVHKGTAGDVHITSRFCRRHGVETEVLNNHARWLMPGESAMILQAPVESLQRPMALLRESSDIPPALFVMHPKREQRLKPRGLEVKLSPVQVLEHAERHAREQRVEVRPQHTTELLKRLKHSRQWVRQICKDLTAASLLEQKATPAADWILDNEYILEGNARDVLLNLPRRFYQQLPTLAADPYRGLPCIYGLAKDLVSHTELRLDRENIQSFIEAHQSVRTLTIGELWAIPQMLRIALIESIQSLAITALADLRERQLAEFWANRLIAANRRDSNQLFAILAELAKAEPRPTPYFGSQLVSLLYDEAAALAPVQSWLERTLKNPMHDLNLREQNRQASEQISCGNAFTSLRQLALLDWREIFEKLSRVEQMLRRDPSGVYPETDFATRDHCRRAIEDLARAADRSEEEIAERVIKLATLAVHGSTTDDRTSHVGYWLVGKGRTELARLLACREAPRYRALHWIYRNHTGAYAFGIGSCSVLLFSLIALFAPIGLSLATHLGLTLLLLIPVSQLAIEMANYLVTRFLPPRPLPKMDFEDTGIPDAFRTLVVVPMMLSNAETVEAEVEKLEIRYLANKEANLLFSLFTDYTDSATLSREDDDRLLQIASRRLTDLNERHGGERFFLFHRERTWCESEQKFIGWERKRGKLEELNRLIDGTRPETAARLVYVGEPDQLADVRFIITLDSDTQLPHATARRMVETLAHPLNQPRFDSNGHIMADSYTIIQPRVSPTLPSTSASTFSRLFSDAVGIDPYTQAVSDVYQDLSGEGSYHGKGIYDVRAFSRVLSGLFPEEWVLSHDLIEGAHVRVGLASDIELFDEFPQGYQSYSSRAHRWIRGDWQIAGWIFPRVPQAAGGRGANPLSMLNRWKILDNLRRSLVPVTSQGLLLASWLISPRTGALATLVVGMQLLFHPLAQPFTMATTRKGLKYFSPSKLLHDLSRAIADASLLPHQAAVTIDAITRVCYRRLISGRDLLEWTAQATHWSASRKQPLFVASLALGSIFSAVMGVTIWRLTPESLPQAAPWLLLWFLSPLLGWLLNLRPVEQQQAQPLPDADRRFLRQVSRRTWRYFSSFVTADTSWLPPDNYQVAHQDRLAMRTSPTNIGLWMTSALGAHDCGYLTVNQVIEKLSDTMATIGRLERYEGHLLNWYDIQTLAPLEPRYVSTVDSGNLLGALWALEQGLEELLHAPLLKDQAFAGLSDTVELLKHGSTLAAAPEQYRVALDQLRADLNAPPSGIAGQLDLLRQVQAHISSCAALSLALPWSAELEQQVGEWLRNSNRYLAWIEIMAEKTEEELAPLGTAAMVAIRRDLAQAPSLFDLAHGRIGSITMLRAMREESPQSVVHLAPWLDRVIDSFATSQWLAGETLETAERLIVNIRDFSSGMNMRFLYDPKRKLFAIGHNISTDRPDVSCYDLLASEARLGSFVAIARGDVPLEHWFSMSRPYGAIGRQRVLLSWTGTMFEYLMPLLFQRSYGNSLLDKATQEAVAVQIAYGRTHRVPWGISESAFADLDLNKTYQYKAFGVPALGLKRGLEEQLVVAPYATMLALNVAPKETVQNLKRLAGMGLLGDYGYYESMDFSRQPQREPRSHLPKHGVIIEAYMAHHQGMAFLALTNFLHGNPFPRRFHSDSRVRAFEALLQERIPNLPPLHLISTRQNEPMLPGSDPVAAAGISFTTPHTTTPRSLLLSNGRYGLMVTNSGGGYSQWGEQELTRWRSDQTCDSQGTFCYIHEADPDRVWSTTYHPVGGTLEGYAAEFTSDRALFRRSDNGIHTETEVIVSPEDDLEVRRITLMNRSSRVRMLNLTSYVELSMAPHNADRQHPAFNKLFIQTEALPEQQALLAFRRPRSENESPLYVAHCLTLHHTEDGTSTTPHEFQFETDRGRFIGRGRTPANPMGAVKPLGNSQGYVLDPSLSLRKSLVLQPGERAQVSLVLASGGSREQLVLLMDKYRDPHAIERAMDFAWRSAQQQLQQLHIQPDEARRFQQLASYLLFPDQLMRPPAERLAENRKWQAGLWPYGISGDLPISLITIGEGRDISLVRQMLQAHTYWRMHGLSTDLVILNEESGGYERPLQERLEQLIQAHAFSAATTRAGGVFLKSSAQIPEEDLKLLKAAASVVLVAARGTLPQQLGLPVEAPETFEKLARKRATRDASAPLPFMELNYFNSLGGFTQDGREYAIYLGPNTNTPAPWVNVIANPSFGTMISETGSGFTWYGNSQRNRLTGWSNDPVLDPASEALYIRDEESGVFWSPTAGPLRDESAYRARHGAGYTVFEHNSNAIEQELTVFVPVDENGGEPIKLQRLRLTNASSRKRQLSLTYYVELTLGENRETSQMHVMTSWDDEALALLARNRYHPEYGERVAFVALVPQVDSYGGDRTAFIGRNRSLANPLGMELTRLSQRTGAGLDPCAVLRVSLELAPGEQRDITCMLGQAGSMAEARKLVISYREDLAFENAFDRTRAWWDTLLGTVEVHTPELAADLLVNRWLQYQSLSCRIWGRSAFYQSGGAFGFRDQLQDVMAFLYARPELAADQILLAASRQFQEGDVQHWWHPPTGAGIRSRISDDLLWLPYVVAQYVRTTGDPGILHKDVSFLNAATLTADQHEVFSSPEITHERATLFEHCRRAVSRGLTTGPNGLPLIGTGDWNDGMNLVGANGKGESVWLAWFLCDLLQGMAELSSLMQQPELEKTYLKERTELAQRVEQAGWDGEWYLRGTFDDGTPLGSSLNREARIDSLPQSWGWLSGAADPERADQALESAWNHLVCEDEGMVLLFEPPFDKSAPSPGYIKGYPPGVRENGGQYTHAALWMAMAMARKGDGERAVQLLRMLNPIEHARDAAAVWHYGIEPYVVAADVYRLPGRVGQGGWSWYTGSAAWMYRAWVEEVLGLQVRGGQLRINPVIPAAWPGFSLSYRHGETIYAIRVENPHGCERGVLWVEMDGQTVSNGVIELEQGLVKHQVVVRMGVSETAG; encoded by the coding sequence GTGGGTGTTGGCATACTGATCGGTTACTTCGCAAAACAAGATGAAGCTCTTAGGGCTCTTCAAAGACTGGCAGCACAAGGCTTCAGGCGCACCGTCCTGGTGCATAAAGGTACGGCAGGAGATGTCCATATCACCAGCCGGTTCTGCCGGCGCCATGGCGTCGAGACAGAAGTTCTGAACAATCACGCCCGCTGGCTCATGCCCGGTGAATCGGCCATGATACTCCAGGCACCGGTCGAATCGCTACAGCGGCCGATGGCCCTGCTGCGGGAAAGCAGCGATATCCCCCCGGCGCTGTTCGTCATGCATCCCAAGCGCGAACAGCGGTTGAAGCCGCGAGGCCTGGAAGTAAAACTCTCCCCGGTTCAGGTGCTCGAACATGCCGAGCGCCATGCCAGGGAGCAGCGGGTCGAGGTAAGGCCGCAGCATACAACCGAACTGCTCAAACGTCTCAAGCATTCCCGCCAATGGGTCCGTCAGATCTGCAAGGATCTCACCGCAGCGAGCCTTCTGGAACAGAAAGCCACACCGGCTGCTGACTGGATCCTCGATAACGAATACATCCTTGAGGGAAATGCCCGCGATGTACTGCTGAACCTTCCCCGACGTTTTTATCAGCAGTTGCCGACGCTGGCCGCTGATCCCTACCGCGGGCTGCCTTGCATCTATGGTCTGGCCAAGGATCTCGTCTCCCATACGGAACTGCGCCTTGATCGGGAGAATATCCAATCGTTCATAGAAGCCCATCAATCGGTGCGCACACTGACGATCGGCGAACTCTGGGCAATTCCGCAGATGTTGCGCATCGCGCTTATCGAAAGCATCCAGAGCCTGGCCATTACCGCCCTGGCAGACCTCCGAGAACGCCAGCTGGCCGAATTCTGGGCGAATCGGCTGATTGCCGCCAATCGCCGCGATTCCAACCAACTCTTCGCGATCCTGGCGGAACTTGCCAAAGCTGAGCCACGTCCCACCCCGTATTTCGGTAGCCAGCTGGTTAGCCTGCTCTACGACGAGGCAGCGGCATTGGCGCCGGTCCAGAGTTGGCTGGAGCGCACGCTCAAAAATCCGATGCACGATCTCAATCTGCGGGAACAGAACCGGCAGGCCAGTGAGCAGATATCCTGCGGCAATGCCTTCACCAGCCTGCGCCAGCTCGCCTTGCTGGACTGGCGGGAAATTTTCGAGAAACTCAGTCGGGTGGAGCAGATGCTCCGCCGTGATCCTTCAGGGGTTTATCCTGAAACAGATTTCGCCACCCGAGACCACTGCCGTCGGGCGATTGAAGATCTTGCCCGCGCTGCCGACCGGAGCGAGGAAGAGATCGCAGAGCGCGTCATCAAGCTGGCAACGCTTGCCGTGCATGGATCAACAACCGATGATCGAACCAGTCATGTCGGCTATTGGCTGGTTGGCAAGGGCCGGACCGAGCTGGCCAGGCTGCTGGCCTGCCGTGAAGCACCTCGTTACCGCGCTCTGCACTGGATCTATCGTAATCATACCGGTGCCTACGCCTTCGGCATCGGCAGCTGCTCCGTACTGCTATTCTCCCTGATCGCCCTCTTTGCACCGATCGGACTATCACTCGCCACTCACCTTGGGCTGACGCTGCTCCTGCTGATTCCGGTCAGCCAGCTGGCAATCGAAATGGCCAACTACCTGGTCACGCGGTTTCTGCCGCCCCGCCCCTTGCCCAAAATGGATTTCGAGGATACCGGGATTCCCGATGCCTTCCGCACCCTGGTGGTTGTACCGATGATGCTGTCCAACGCCGAGACGGTAGAGGCCGAGGTGGAAAAACTGGAGATTCGCTACCTGGCCAACAAGGAAGCAAACCTGCTCTTCAGCCTGTTCACTGACTACACCGATTCAGCCACCCTCTCCCGCGAAGACGACGACAGGCTGCTCCAGATTGCCAGCAGACGTTTGACTGACCTCAACGAGCGCCATGGCGGCGAGCGTTTTTTCCTGTTCCATCGTGAGCGGACCTGGTGCGAATCCGAGCAGAAATTCATCGGCTGGGAGCGTAAAAGGGGGAAGCTGGAGGAGCTGAACCGACTGATCGACGGCACCCGGCCGGAGACCGCCGCACGCCTGGTCTACGTTGGCGAACCGGATCAGCTGGCTGACGTCCGCTTCATCATCACCCTGGACAGCGACACCCAATTGCCCCATGCCACGGCCCGCCGGATGGTCGAGACCCTGGCTCATCCCCTCAATCAGCCCCGCTTCGACAGCAATGGCCATATCATGGCCGACTCCTACACCATTATCCAGCCGCGGGTGAGCCCGACCCTGCCGAGCACTAGCGCCTCGACCTTCAGCAGACTCTTCAGTGATGCGGTCGGCATCGACCCCTACACCCAGGCGGTCTCCGATGTCTACCAGGACTTGAGCGGCGAAGGATCGTACCATGGCAAGGGGATCTACGACGTCCGCGCCTTCAGCCGCGTGCTGTCAGGCCTGTTTCCTGAAGAGTGGGTGCTGAGCCATGACCTGATCGAGGGGGCACACGTCCGGGTGGGACTGGCCAGTGATATAGAACTCTTTGACGAATTCCCCCAGGGGTACCAGAGTTACAGCAGCCGCGCCCATCGCTGGATACGCGGGGACTGGCAGATAGCAGGATGGATTTTCCCACGCGTTCCCCAAGCTGCAGGCGGTCGCGGCGCCAACCCGCTCTCCATGCTGAACCGCTGGAAGATCCTTGATAACCTGCGTCGCAGCCTGGTGCCGGTGACAAGCCAGGGTCTGCTGCTGGCCTCCTGGCTGATATCTCCGAGGACCGGCGCGCTTGCCACCCTGGTGGTCGGCATGCAACTCCTCTTTCATCCCCTGGCCCAGCCCTTTACCATGGCCACCACCCGCAAGGGGCTGAAATATTTTTCCCCGTCAAAGCTTCTGCACGACCTGTCGCGGGCTATTGCCGACGCCTCCCTGTTGCCGCACCAGGCAGCAGTAACCATCGATGCCATCACCCGGGTCTGCTACCGCCGCCTGATCTCAGGGCGCGATCTTCTCGAGTGGACCGCTCAGGCAACCCATTGGAGCGCCTCCCGCAAGCAACCACTCTTCGTTGCCTCTCTGGCCCTGGGGAGCATCTTCAGCGCTGTCATGGGGGTAACGATCTGGCGTTTAACGCCGGAAAGCCTGCCCCAAGCCGCACCCTGGCTCCTTTTGTGGTTTCTTTCTCCCCTGCTCGGCTGGCTCCTGAACCTGCGGCCTGTTGAGCAACAGCAGGCGCAACCGCTGCCGGATGCGGACCGCCGCTTCCTCAGGCAGGTTAGCCGGCGGACCTGGCGCTATTTCTCGTCTTTCGTCACAGCCGACACCTCCTGGCTCCCGCCAGACAACTACCAGGTCGCCCATCAAGACCGACTGGCCATGCGCACCAGTCCGACCAACATCGGCCTCTGGATGACCAGTGCCCTGGGAGCCCATGACTGTGGCTACCTGACCGTCAACCAGGTCATTGAAAAGTTGAGCGACACCATGGCAACCATCGGTCGCCTGGAGCGATATGAAGGGCATCTCCTGAACTGGTACGATATCCAGACCCTGGCCCCTTTGGAGCCGCGTTACGTCTCCACCGTTGACAGCGGCAACCTGCTGGGCGCCCTCTGGGCACTGGAGCAGGGCCTTGAGGAGTTGTTGCACGCTCCACTCCTGAAGGATCAGGCATTTGCCGGGTTGTCCGACACGGTTGAACTTCTGAAACATGGCTCAACATTGGCAGCAGCCCCTGAACAGTATCGCGTTGCGCTCGACCAACTGCGGGCCGACTTGAATGCTCCGCCGTCCGGTATTGCCGGGCAGCTTGACCTGCTCCGGCAGGTGCAGGCCCATATCAGTTCTTGTGCAGCCCTATCATTGGCCTTGCCGTGGAGTGCCGAGCTTGAACAACAGGTCGGTGAATGGCTTCGCAACAGCAACCGCTATCTCGCCTGGATCGAAATCATGGCGGAAAAAACCGAAGAAGAGCTTGCTCCGTTGGGAACGGCAGCCATGGTCGCCATCCGTCGGGACCTGGCACAGGCACCATCGCTTTTCGATCTTGCCCATGGCCGGATCGGCTCGATTACGATGCTTAGAGCGATGCGTGAGGAATCTCCCCAGTCCGTTGTCCATCTCGCCCCCTGGCTCGACCGGGTCATCGACTCTTTTGCCACTAGCCAGTGGCTGGCCGGGGAAACCCTGGAGACTGCCGAACGGCTGATTGTAAACATCCGCGATTTTTCTTCCGGGATGAACATGCGCTTTCTCTATGATCCCAAGCGCAAGCTGTTCGCCATCGGCCATAATATCTCCACCGACCGTCCGGATGTATCCTGTTACGATCTGCTGGCCAGTGAGGCACGTCTCGGCAGTTTCGTTGCCATTGCCCGGGGGGATGTCCCGCTGGAACACTGGTTCTCCATGAGCCGGCCATACGGGGCAATCGGCCGGCAACGGGTGTTGCTCAGCTGGACCGGGACCATGTTTGAATACCTGATGCCGCTCCTGTTCCAAAGGTCCTACGGCAACTCGCTCCTGGATAAGGCGACCCAGGAAGCGGTGGCAGTCCAGATTGCCTACGGCCGCACCCATCGTGTGCCATGGGGCATTTCCGAGTCCGCCTTTGCTGATCTTGACCTCAATAAGACCTATCAGTACAAGGCGTTCGGCGTACCGGCGCTCGGTTTGAAGCGCGGCCTGGAAGAGCAGCTGGTGGTTGCTCCTTATGCCACAATGCTGGCGTTGAACGTGGCGCCGAAAGAAACCGTGCAGAATCTGAAACGGCTGGCCGGGATGGGGTTGCTTGGCGACTATGGCTATTACGAGTCCATGGATTTCAGCCGGCAGCCGCAACGCGAGCCCCGCAGCCATCTTCCCAAACACGGAGTCATTATCGAAGCGTATATGGCCCATCACCAGGGGATGGCATTTCTGGCGCTGACCAACTTCCTCCACGGCAACCCGTTTCCACGCCGTTTTCACAGCGACTCCCGGGTACGCGCCTTCGAGGCACTGCTTCAGGAGCGGATCCCGAACCTGCCGCCATTGCACCTGATCTCGACACGGCAGAACGAGCCGATGCTTCCGGGCAGCGACCCGGTAGCTGCGGCAGGCATCAGCTTTACCACGCCCCATACCACTACGCCGAGGAGTCTCCTGCTCAGCAACGGCCGCTATGGCTTGATGGTCACCAACAGCGGTGGCGGTTACAGCCAGTGGGGGGAGCAGGAACTCACCCGGTGGCGGTCGGATCAGACCTGTGACAGCCAAGGGACCTTTTGCTATATCCATGAGGCCGATCCGGATCGTGTCTGGTCCACCACCTATCATCCGGTCGGCGGCACGCTTGAAGGTTATGCCGCAGAATTCACGTCAGACCGGGCACTGTTCCGTCGTTCCGATAACGGTATCCACACTGAAACCGAGGTCATCGTCTCGCCGGAAGACGACCTGGAAGTTCGCCGTATTACCCTGATGAACCGCTCCAGCCGGGTCCGCATGCTCAACCTCACCAGCTACGTTGAACTCTCCATGGCACCCCACAACGCGGACCGCCAGCACCCGGCCTTCAACAAGCTGTTCATCCAGACCGAGGCGCTCCCCGAGCAGCAAGCGCTCCTCGCCTTCCGCCGACCACGCAGTGAAAACGAATCACCCCTATACGTGGCCCATTGCCTGACGCTACACCATACCGAAGATGGAACCTCCACTACGCCACACGAGTTCCAATTTGAAACCGACCGGGGACGGTTCATCGGCCGCGGCCGAACTCCGGCCAATCCCATGGGCGCAGTGAAACCTCTCGGCAACAGCCAGGGTTATGTCCTTGATCCTAGCTTAAGCCTGAGGAAAAGTCTCGTCCTGCAACCGGGGGAGCGCGCCCAGGTTTCCCTGGTGCTTGCCAGCGGGGGCAGCCGCGAGCAGCTAGTGCTTTTGATGGATAAGTATCGTGACCCCCATGCCATCGAGCGGGCCATGGATTTTGCCTGGCGCTCGGCACAACAGCAGTTGCAACAGTTGCACATCCAGCCCGACGAAGCGCGGCGCTTTCAGCAGCTGGCGAGCTACCTGCTGTTTCCCGATCAGCTCATGCGGCCGCCTGCAGAACGTCTGGCAGAGAACCGCAAGTGGCAGGCAGGTCTGTGGCCCTATGGAATCTCCGGTGACCTCCCAATCTCCCTGATCACCATCGGCGAGGGGCGCGATATCAGCCTGGTGCGGCAGATGCTCCAGGCCCACACCTATTGGCGAATGCACGGCCTGTCCACAGATCTGGTGATCCTCAATGAGGAGTCAGGTGGCTATGAGCGGCCTCTCCAAGAACGGCTGGAGCAGTTGATCCAGGCCCATGCCTTCTCTGCAGCGACAACCAGGGCCGGAGGGGTATTCCTGAAAAGCTCGGCGCAGATTCCGGAGGAGGATCTCAAACTGCTCAAGGCGGCCGCCAGTGTCGTGCTGGTGGCAGCGCGCGGCACCCTGCCCCAGCAATTGGGGCTGCCGGTTGAGGCTCCCGAAACATTTGAAAAGCTGGCCCGCAAACGCGCCACCCGCGATGCTTCGGCCCCACTCCCCTTCATGGAACTGAATTACTTCAACAGCCTCGGCGGCTTTACCCAGGATGGGCGGGAATACGCGATCTATCTCGGCCCGAACACCAATACCCCGGCTCCCTGGGTGAACGTCATCGCCAACCCCTCCTTTGGCACCATGATCAGCGAAACCGGCTCCGGCTTCACCTGGTATGGCAACAGCCAGCGTAACCGCTTGACCGGCTGGTCGAACGACCCGGTGCTGGACCCGGCTTCCGAGGCTCTTTATATCCGCGACGAAGAGAGCGGCGTCTTCTGGTCGCCGACTGCAGGACCGCTCCGCGATGAGTCCGCCTATCGCGCCCGGCACGGAGCGGGTTATACCGTATTCGAGCATAACAGTAACGCTATTGAGCAGGAACTGACCGTCTTCGTGCCGGTGGACGAAAACGGGGGAGAGCCGATCAAACTGCAGCGATTGCGGCTCACCAATGCCTCTTCAAGAAAGCGTCAGCTGTCGCTGACCTACTATGTGGAATTGACCCTCGGTGAAAACCGCGAAACCTCCCAGATGCATGTAATGACCAGCTGGGACGACGAAGCCCTGGCGCTGCTAGCCCGCAACCGCTACCACCCTGAGTACGGAGAGCGGGTCGCCTTCGTAGCCCTGGTTCCCCAGGTTGATTCCTACGGTGGTGATCGCACCGCCTTTATCGGCCGCAACCGCTCCCTGGCCAATCCGCTCGGCATGGAGCTGACCCGGCTGTCACAGCGAACCGGGGCGGGCCTGGACCCGTGCGCCGTTCTCCGGGTTAGCCTGGAACTGGCGCCGGGTGAGCAACGCGACATCACCTGCATGCTCGGCCAGGCCGGCTCCATGGCAGAAGCCCGGAAGCTGGTGATCAGTTACCGGGAGGATCTGGCCTTCGAGAACGCATTTGATCGGACCAGGGCGTGGTGGGATACGCTGCTCGGCACGGTTGAAGTACATACCCCTGAACTTGCGGCCGACCTCTTGGTCAACCGCTGGCTGCAATACCAGTCCCTGAGCTGCCGCATCTGGGGGCGTTCTGCCTTTTACCAGTCCGGCGGAGCCTTCGGTTTTCGCGATCAGTTGCAGGATGTCATGGCGTTCCTCTACGCCCGGCCGGAACTGGCGGCTGACCAGATACTGCTGGCCGCCAGCCGGCAGTTCCAGGAGGGGGATGTCCAGCATTGGTGGCATCCGCCGACTGGGGCCGGAATACGTTCGCGTATCTCCGACGACCTCCTCTGGCTCCCGTATGTGGTTGCCCAGTATGTCCGGACGACCGGCGATCCAGGTATCCTGCATAAAGATGTTTCCTTCCTCAATGCCGCCACGCTGACGGCTGATCAGCACGAGGTATTCTCCTCGCCAGAAATAACCCATGAGCGCGCTACGCTCTTTGAACACTGTCGGCGCGCTGTCAGCCGTGGCCTGACAACCGGGCCCAATGGCCTCCCTTTGATCGGAACCGGGGATTGGAACGACGGAATGAACCTGGTGGGGGCCAACGGCAAGGGTGAAAGCGTATGGCTCGCCTGGTTCCTCTGTGATCTGTTGCAGGGGATGGCCGAACTCTCCAGCCTCATGCAGCAACCGGAACTGGAGAAAACCTACCTGAAAGAGAGAACTGAGCTGGCCCAGCGGGTCGAGCAAGCCGGCTGGGACGGCGAGTGGTATCTGCGTGGGACCTTCGATGACGGCACCCCGCTTGGCTCCTCGTTGAACAGGGAAGCGAGGATCGATTCGCTTCCCCAATCGTGGGGATGGCTATCGGGTGCCGCCGACCCGGAGCGTGCCGATCAGGCCCTGGAGTCGGCCTGGAACCATCTCGTCTGCGAAGATGAGGGGATGGTGCTTCTCTTCGAGCCTCCGTTTGACAAATCCGCACCTTCGCCGGGTTACATCAAAGGTTATCCCCCCGGGGTGCGCGAGAACGGCGGACAGTACACCCATGCCGCCCTCTGGATGGCCATGGCCATGGCCCGTAAAGGGGATGGCGAACGGGCGGTGCAGCTGTTACGCATGCTCAACCCGATCGAGCATGCCCGCGATGCGGCAGCGGTCTGGCACTACGGAATTGAGCCCTATGTGGTCGCAGCCGATGTCTACCGGTTGCCCGGCCGAGTCGGCCAGGGTGGCTGGTCCTGGTATACCGGTTCGGCAGCCTGGATGTACCGGGCCTGGGTTGAAGAGGTGTTGGGGCTACAGGTGCGGGGCGGACAACTGCGGATTAATCCGGTTATCCCGGCGGCGTGGCCGGGGTTCAGCCTCAGCTATCGCCACGGGGAAACGATCTATGCGATCCGGGTGGAGAATCCCCACGGCTGCGAACGCGGTGTTTTATGGGTGGAGATGGATGGCCAGACTGTATCCAATGGAGTTATCGAACTGGAGCAGGGTCTGGTAAAGCATCAGGTTGTCGTCAGGATGGGGGTTTCCGAAACAGCAGGGTGA
- a CDS encoding DUF4139 domain-containing protein — protein MNRIAYLFIAAILFVPTLSVAAPAPPVWSSQSDREEVSLTVYNSNLGLIRDRRNIVVPKGSSELRFMDVAAQIIPASVQVSTFGNQIQVLEQNYEYDLLSPQKLLDKYVGKEVRLYQKNPYTEREEELKATLLANNGSPIYKIGNDITFNHPGRVLFPEVPADLIASPTLVWLLEGSDTGKRQIEASYLTAGISWKADYVLTLGRDSSLADLAGWVTIDNRSGATYRNARLKLVAGDVNRVREDQQRPRMYKSAMMEAAGAAPQFKEEGLFEYHLYSLQRPSTIKDNQTKQISLLAAVALPVRRELIMRAEQMWYGNSQGGGTTKQKVGVFVEFENRETTGLGMPLPKGTIRVYQQDTDATLQFVGEDSIDHTPKDEKVRIKVGDAFDVSATRRQADWRKLASDSFEAAWEVAITNHKKEDITVKVIEPMTGDWQVSDSSLPAVKSDSQAVEFSVPVKSGDKAILTYRVRVRY, from the coding sequence ATGAACAGGATAGCCTATCTTTTTATTGCCGCGATTCTCTTTGTGCCGACACTGTCGGTTGCGGCACCAGCCCCCCCAGTTTGGTCCAGTCAGTCTGACCGGGAGGAGGTCTCACTCACCGTCTATAACTCCAATCTTGGCCTGATCAGGGATCGCAGAAACATTGTTGTTCCGAAGGGGAGCTCCGAGCTGCGTTTCATGGATGTGGCGGCCCAGATTATCCCGGCAAGTGTTCAGGTATCCACCTTCGGTAACCAGATTCAGGTCCTTGAACAGAACTACGAATACGACCTCCTTAGCCCGCAGAAGCTACTCGACAAATATGTCGGCAAAGAGGTCAGGCTTTATCAGAAGAATCCCTACACCGAGCGGGAAGAAGAACTGAAGGCGACACTACTTGCCAACAATGGTTCGCCGATCTACAAAATAGGCAATGACATCACCTTCAACCATCCTGGAAGGGTCTTGTTTCCCGAGGTCCCGGCAGATCTGATTGCCAGCCCCACTCTGGTCTGGCTGCTGGAAGGTTCTGATACCGGCAAGCGCCAGATCGAGGCAAGCTACCTGACTGCCGGTATCAGCTGGAAGGCCGACTATGTCCTGACCCTGGGGAGAGATAGCAGCCTTGCCGACCTAGCCGGCTGGGTTACCATTGATAACCGGAGTGGTGCAACCTATCGCAACGCCAGGCTCAAGCTTGTCGCGGGTGACGTGAACCGGGTCCGCGAGGACCAGCAACGGCCGAGGATGTACAAGAGTGCTATGATGGAGGCGGCGGGCGCAGCTCCCCAGTTCAAGGAAGAAGGGTTGTTCGAATACCATCTTTATTCCCTGCAGCGGCCATCTACCATCAAGGATAATCAAACCAAGCAGATCAGCCTGCTTGCAGCAGTTGCCCTCCCAGTCAGAAGAGAGTTGATCATGCGGGCCGAGCAGATGTGGTACGGCAATTCGCAGGGAGGCGGCACAACAAAACAGAAAGTCGGGGTGTTCGTCGAGTTTGAAAACCGGGAGACAACCGGTCTCGGCATGCCTTTGCCCAAGGGTACGATCAGGGTCTACCAGCAGGATACCGATGCTACCCTGCAGTTTGTCGGCGAGGATTCTATCGACCATACCCCGAAAGACGAAAAAGTCAGGATCAAGGTCGGGGATGCCTTTGACGTGTCAGCTACCAGGCGGCAGGCTGACTGGAGGAAGCTCGCCAGTGACAGTTTCGAGGCGGCCTGGGAGGTAGCCATAACAAACCACAAGAAAGAGGACATTACTGTCAAGGTTATTGAACCGATGACCGGTGACTGGCAGGTGAGCGACTCATCGCTACCTGCGGTCAAAAGCGACAGCCAGGCTGTGGAGTTCTCGGTGCCGGTGAAAAGTGGCGACAAGGCCATCCTGACCTACCGGGTGAGAGTACGCTACTAG
- a CDS encoding peptidylprolyl isomerase encodes MFKKLFIALALCLITASVGFAAGGPAKNPVVLMETSLGNVKIELFQKEAPISVKNFLDYTASGFYNGTIFHRVIGNFMIQGGGFTPDMVPKKTNAPIKNEASNGLKNDRGTIAMARTMDPNSATAQFFINVVDNPNLNRPNPDGNGYAVFGKVVEGMDVVDKIKAVKTGMNKGFRDVPETMVLIKSVKLVK; translated from the coding sequence ATGTTTAAAAAGCTGTTCATTGCTCTTGCACTTTGCCTGATCACCGCTTCAGTGGGGTTCGCAGCCGGTGGACCTGCCAAGAACCCGGTTGTGCTGATGGAAACATCTTTGGGAAATGTGAAGATCGAGCTTTTCCAGAAAGAGGCCCCGATTTCGGTTAAGAATTTTCTGGACTATACTGCCAGCGGCTTTTATAACGGCACGATCTTCCACCGCGTCATCGGCAACTTCATGATCCAGGGTGGCGGGTTTACCCCTGACATGGTGCCCAAAAAGACCAATGCCCCGATCAAGAACGAGGCGAGCAACGGTCTTAAGAACGACCGTGGAACCATAGCGATGGCTCGTACCATGGACCCGAACAGCGCAACTGCCCAGTTTTTTATTAATGTGGTAGACAACCCGAACCTGAACCGGCCCAACCCTGATGGCAATGGCTATGCAGTATTCGGCAAGGTTGTCGAAGGGATGGACGTAGTTGATAAGATCAAGGCGGTCAAGACCGGAATGAATAAGGGGTTCCGCGACGTGCCGGAAACAATGGTCCTGATAAAATCGGTAAAGCTGGTCAAATAA